Below is a genomic region from Henckelia pumila isolate YLH828 chromosome 3, ASM3356847v2, whole genome shotgun sequence.
tttaataaaaaatatatactatGAGTTggatagatttaaaaattatactctcaGCCTCTCagggggtcaaatatgcatttttaatatttcacaagggtatttggtgcaaaaaaaatatcaaaatgtttTTCCATTCGCATAAGGGGCGCGTGTGCAACAATCACTTATTTAAAGgagcgagtgtgctaattttataaaaggtcAGAGTTGAAGatgtctattaaaatttcacagagAGAAGCATGCATTTTCAATGTATCAGAGGAatatttggtgcaaataactatTTAGATTTGTTATcgagtttttttttgtttttttttaaatatcttgATAAATAGTTTAGACATAATAAATCATGTAAGCTAATAATTATGATGATgctgaaattttaaaactaaagACAataatagataaaaatattataaaaattgggGATATAAATAATTTCAGTTAAATcattaaacatatttttttaaggTCAACTTCTTGTAATTTATTAATAAATCAATAGATCCTGAGTTATAAAATGAATCAACCAAAAAGCAAAATCTTCAGTCTCCCATGCAAACAAACTGAAAAGAGGAGGAAATAGAAACAAGAGCAATAGAATGAGTCACCCGATTTGCAGAGCGCCTCACATGGCTAATAAAGTTGTTACTCTAATAATCCAAAAAACGTCGGATATCTGTAGCGATGGATCTTGCATAACTGAGATTCTCttcaatgtaataaaaaaaataaataaatatttttgtttgGTTAAGAACTCCGATAATTTAATGTTCTTTACAGTAATACAATTTCTTTAAGAACATGGTAAATGTTGctgcaattattattattttaaatatatgaaAAAAACGATGAGTTTGTTTAAAGTCTATCTCATTTTGTGCAAATGTTATTGGAATTTTGATGAAAGCTAGAAAAGCTACACCTTATGAAAGACAATACAAAATCAATTTTGGTCATAAAAGGGAAGTAATTCTGATGAACACAATGTAAGTTCGTAAAATATAATCACTTAATTCAACAATTATTTCTAAACATTGTTTTTTTTGTAGACTACAAACTATCACAATAAACTCATGGGATGATCTCGCACTGAATGAGGACAACTTCTCGAAGAAATCGTATTCAGAACTCACTCGTGGCCTTCTGCAATCTTAAAATGAGTATACATAATGATATTGTCAAAAAAATTTCTATAATTTACTTGTGCTATGTTCATGAATAATTTGGATCACCTTCTTATTAATAATCCAGGATTTCTTAAGTTACAGTCAACATTTACAACTGGAATTTTACAGAACCCAAAATATTTGAATACAAAAACACTAATGAGATTGCCTCACGAAAcaattttgtgagatatatCTTCTACCTgactcataaaaaaatatttaatttttatgttaaaaattattatttttcactcCAATCATGGATGGATCGACCCATTTCGTGGATATAGATATGTGAGTGATATGAATTATTTCAAACATGAAACTATGAAAGTTAAAATAATCGCAAGTTTAGAATTTATAAGATAACCTAACCTAATCTGATTTCACTCTAATTAAGAAAATCCGGAAAAATTATCAGAAAATCAAGACCAAAATAGTTGGTAAAAAATTGATGTACTCTATACTTCAATAATTTCCGTTTCACACtgcataacataaaatttaatccATTAATTGATTTCACTACAGTACTTTAATAGGAGAATCAACTAAATTAGTATAAAATTTGGTATCGttattattttgaaaagaaTAATTTTAAAGATACAActaatatatcatattttgaaaattaaagagCCAAACGTAAGAAATTCACACAATAGATGTGAAAATTTTGAgaatttcttttaaaaattgCATGATTGATGATTATATAAAAGGAGTATTACCTTAAAACATTTTCTTTCTCACAAAAAATGCTATAAAAACTGGCCTTTGTAGTGCTGCTCAGAACTCAATCATGAACAAAGGAACTCTAATGGCTTGCACATTTCTTCACCATTGTTACCTTTTCACATTTGTCTCTGTGTTCTTAATTTCTGCAACATTTTCATTAGCAAGAACCTTCAACGACGATCATTTTTCCACTCTGAAATCTCGAAAAACAGAGTCTCAGGCAGAAAGGCTCATCAGATCATTCAACTTGTCCCCAAAGCATGGTATGAACAATCATGTCGGGGAAGTTTCCGGGTACAGATTCGCTAACGAATCGAGGATCGTCGAAAGGAAGATTAAATTTCCATTTGTTTTGGAAACAAGAGGATCTATCTCTGACTTGGGTCATCATGCTGGCTACTATAGAATACAGCATTCCGAAGCTGCAAGGTATATTGTTGCTTGACACTTTTAAATACGGATTTCGACTTTCCTGGATCAATCCCATGATTTTTGAGCCAAATCAATcgccttaatttttttttccacatGTTTTCTTGATATAACATTGGCTGCAGGATGTTCTACTTTTTCTTTGAATCAAGAAACAGCAGCAAGGATCCTGTAGTCGTGTGGCTAACAGGAGGACCAGGATGCAGCAGTGAAATAgctttattttatgaaaatggcCCCTTCAAAATAACAAAGAACCTCTCCTTAACATGGAACAAGTTTGGATGGGATAAGGTATCCAATATTATATACGTCGACCAACCAACCGGGACCGGTTTTAGCTACAGTTCTGCCGATGCTGACATTAGACACAATGAGGAAGATGTTAGCAATGATCTATATGACTTCTTGCAGGTCTTTCTCAATATCATGATTCTCCATTTCATGAAATAATACGAATTATGATTCTTGATTTCTTAATATCAAAAGAGTTTTATGATGACTGTCAGGAGTTTTTCAAGGGGCATCCAAAGTTCGCAGGGAATGATTTCTACATAACCGGAGAATCTTATGCGGGGCACTATATTCCTGCGTTGGCTTCTCGAATTAATAAAGGAAACAAAGACAAAGAAGGCATTCATATcaatttaaaggtttttatgtGCTTCTCAAGTAGTTCTGTATGTT
It encodes:
- the LOC140888889 gene encoding serine carboxypeptidase-like codes for the protein MACTFLHHCYLFTFVSVFLISATFSLARTFNDDHFSTLKSRKTESQAERLIRSFNLSPKHGMNNHVGEVSGYRFANESRIVERKIKFPFVLETRGSISDLGHHAGYYRIQHSEAARMFYFFFESRNSSKDPVVVWLTGGPGCSSEIALFYENGPFKITKNLSLTWNKFGWDKVSNIIYVDQPTGTGFSYSSADADIRHNEEDVSNDLYDFLQEFFKGHPKFAGNDFYITGESYAGHYIPALASRINKGNKDKEGIHINLKGMAIGNGFTNPEIQYQAYTDFALKMKLLTQDEYDSFKPKVLQCAKEAKLCGQDDRSKCLYARELCNSIFSNIKLINMGINYYDIRKKCKGFLCYDFSNLERFLELEPVKIALGVGDIEFVSCSATVYYAMAGDWMRNLDVGIPALLEDGIKLLVYAGEYDLICNWLGNSNWLDAMKWSGQKKYLAASTVPFTVDGAEAGLQKGYGPLAFLKVHNAGHMVPMDQPKNSLEMLTRWMKGHSPLSQAGYL